From one Chlamydiota bacterium genomic stretch:
- the queE_2 gene encoding 7-carboxy-7-deazaguanine synthase encodes MKKGPWRITFDTNPDDCNLHCIMCEEHSVYSLCQVNRKKEGRPRRRMDIQLIRKILQEAQGSPLKEIIPSTMGEPLLFKQFEDVVDMCREFNVKMNLTTNGTFPKYGATKWAEKIVPVGSDVKISWNGATKETSEKIMVGSSFEKRLQNVKDFIAVRDRVANEGGNFCRVTFQLTFMEISLNELVDTIKLAASIGVNRIKGHHLWVFTQEMISQSLRKDAISIKKWNKVAQEAIETAKNLRLPNGDPILLENIYPLEESAIDELIVEGVCPFLGKEAWVSAEGRFNPCCAPDKDRKTLGDFGFMYDQSMENVFNSEKYQNLIHQYMHYPICRKCNMRKKQEDVDCQTQKMAGSQSSSK; translated from the coding sequence ATGAAAAAAGGTCCATGGCGCATCACATTTGATACAAATCCTGACGACTGCAACTTACACTGTATTATGTGCGAAGAACATTCTGTCTATAGTCTGTGTCAAGTAAACCGAAAAAAAGAGGGTAGGCCTCGGCGTAGAATGGATATACAATTGATTCGAAAAATCCTTCAAGAAGCACAAGGCTCTCCTTTGAAAGAAATTATCCCTTCTACAATGGGTGAACCTCTTTTATTTAAACAATTTGAAGATGTTGTAGATATGTGTCGCGAGTTTAATGTGAAAATGAATTTAACTACAAATGGAACTTTTCCAAAATATGGGGCCACAAAATGGGCCGAAAAAATTGTGCCCGTTGGGTCGGATGTGAAAATTTCGTGGAACGGAGCTACGAAGGAAACATCTGAAAAAATTATGGTGGGTTCAAGTTTTGAAAAAAGACTTCAAAACGTAAAAGATTTCATTGCCGTTAGAGATCGAGTTGCAAATGAAGGGGGAAATTTTTGTCGTGTGACATTTCAATTAACATTTATGGAAATCTCTTTAAATGAACTTGTTGATACAATTAAACTTGCGGCTTCTATTGGTGTAAATAGAATCAAGGGGCACCACCTTTGGGTGTTTACCCAAGAAATGATCTCACAGTCTTTAAGGAAAGATGCGATATCCATAAAAAAATGGAATAAAGTTGCACAAGAAGCTATAGAAACAGCTAAAAATTTACGTCTTCCTAATGGAGATCCTATTCTTTTAGAGAATATCTACCCTCTAGAAGAAAGTGCTATCGATGAGCTAATTGTAGAAGGAGTTTGTCCCTTCCTTGGAAAAGAGGCCTGGGTTTCTGCAGAAGGGCGTTTCAATCCTTGCTGTGCCCCTGATAAAGACCGCAAAACACTGGGAGATTTTGGGTTCATGTATGATCAGTCCATGGAGAATGTGTTTAATAGCGAAAAATACCAAAATCTAATACACCAATACATGCATTATCCTATTTGTAGAAAATGTAACATGAGAAAAAAACAAGAAGATGTCGATTGTCAAACACAAAAAATGGCAGGATCTCAAAGTTCATCTAAGTGA
- the kanF gene encoding 2-deoxystreptamine glucosyltransferase yields MKVLKVIHGYPERYSAGSEVYSQMLCHGLVEKGHQVTVFTRQENPYLQEYCVQREKDSMCPEIDVNLINMAHSTDAYRHDKVDLALNHLIQNNPFDLMHVGHLHHLSTSLINVAYQNNLPIVFTLHDFWLMCPKGQFLQVINSKGRELYPVCEYQEDKKCAINCYWRHFSSQNDQEDVQYWAKWVNKRMHYVKEMCSLVDLFIAPSKYLMERFTKQFFIPEEKIVFLDYGFDLNRLKNRKRKKQEEFVFGYIGTHRQAKGIDYLIKAFSKIPKHSKLIIWGPPLGNFTQALKRFVESDPSLTNRIEWRGGYQNGKIIGDVFNHIDCIVVPSIWGENSPLVIHEALQAKVPVITANYGGMQEYIQHEVNGLLFKHRNINDLACQMSRLVNDPTFASSFTKQGYLQSEDGNIPDMHHHVKSILEIYEKILQTRRFSNEKRSMAHHI; encoded by the coding sequence ATGAAAGTGTTAAAGGTGATTCACGGCTACCCAGAAAGGTACAGTGCAGGTTCCGAGGTTTATTCTCAAATGTTGTGTCATGGCCTTGTTGAAAAAGGTCACCAAGTGACGGTGTTTACAAGACAAGAAAATCCCTATTTACAAGAATATTGTGTTCAACGTGAAAAAGATTCTATGTGTCCAGAAATTGATGTAAATCTTATTAACATGGCACATAGTACAGATGCGTATAGACATGATAAAGTAGACTTAGCACTCAACCACCTCATTCAAAACAATCCATTTGATTTGATGCATGTTGGGCATTTACATCATCTATCGACTTCTTTAATTAATGTTGCCTATCAAAATAACCTTCCTATTGTGTTCACTTTACATGATTTCTGGTTGATGTGTCCGAAAGGGCAATTTTTGCAAGTAATTAATTCAAAAGGAAGAGAATTGTATCCTGTATGTGAATATCAAGAAGATAAAAAATGTGCAATCAACTGTTATTGGAGACATTTTAGTTCTCAAAATGATCAAGAAGATGTTCAATATTGGGCAAAATGGGTAAACAAAAGAATGCATTATGTAAAAGAGATGTGTTCCTTAGTTGATTTATTTATTGCTCCCTCAAAGTACTTAATGGAACGATTCACTAAGCAATTTTTTATTCCTGAAGAGAAGATTGTTTTTTTGGATTATGGTTTTGACCTTAATCGTCTAAAAAACCGAAAAAGAAAAAAACAAGAAGAATTTGTCTTTGGATATATTGGAACACACAGGCAAGCGAAGGGCATTGATTATTTAATTAAGGCTTTTTCGAAAATTCCCAAACATTCGAAGCTTATTATTTGGGGCCCACCTTTAGGAAATTTTACTCAAGCACTAAAAAGATTTGTAGAATCCGATCCATCCTTAACGAATCGTATTGAGTGGCGTGGAGGTTATCAAAATGGCAAAATTATAGGTGATGTTTTTAATCATATCGATTGTATTGTTGTTCCTTCCATTTGGGGAGAAAATTCTCCTTTAGTTATTCATGAAGCTCTCCAGGCAAAAGTTCCCGTCATTACAGCCAATTATGGAGGAATGCAAGAGTACATTCAACATGAAGTGAACGGTCTTTTGTTTAAACATCGTAATATAAATGATTTAGCATGCCAAATGTCTCGTTTAGTAAACGACCCTACATTTGCTAGCAGTTTTACAAAGCAAGGTTATCTGCAATCTGAGGATGGAAATATTCCAGATATGCATCATCATGTTAAGTCCATTTTGGAAATTTATGAAAAAATTTTACAAACACGTAGGTTTTCTAATGAAAAAAGGTCCATGGCGCATCACATTTGA
- the chrC gene encoding Superoxide dismutase [Fe], translating into MRIALFLVCFSCLFGQSYHPKDFSYLLSLRDFDKELMEMHFTLYRGYVKNTNAVLQDLKNTKKGSQDYFGLKRRFSWEFNGMRLHEFFFENIALEKEFLQKSSPLSEQIIQDFGSVDGWKKDFTQTGLLRGIGWVVLYFDPVQKRLFNSWIDDHNTGELLNADPICVMDVWEHAYITQFGLDRQKYIEIFLNNISWNILEARFEMQIQDKKSY; encoded by the coding sequence ATGCGCATCGCTTTATTTCTTGTCTGTTTTTCTTGTCTGTTTGGGCAATCTTACCATCCCAAAGACTTTTCTTATCTCCTCTCACTAAGGGATTTTGATAAAGAGCTTATGGAAATGCATTTTACGCTGTATCGAGGGTATGTCAAAAATACCAATGCTGTTTTGCAAGATTTGAAAAACACAAAAAAAGGCTCGCAAGACTATTTTGGTTTGAAACGGCGCTTTTCTTGGGAATTTAATGGAATGCGTTTACATGAATTCTTTTTTGAAAATATCGCACTTGAAAAAGAATTTTTACAAAAATCCTCTCCTCTTTCAGAGCAAATCATTCAAGATTTTGGAAGTGTGGATGGGTGGAAAAAAGATTTTACCCAAACAGGACTTTTGCGTGGTATTGGCTGGGTTGTTTTATACTTTGATCCTGTACAAAAACGGCTTTTCAATAGTTGGATCGATGACCATAATACAGGCGAACTGCTCAATGCAGATCCTATTTGTGTCATGGATGTGTGGGAACATGCTTACATCACACAATTTGGTTTGGATCGGCAAAAATATATAGAAATATTTTTAAACAATATTTCTTGGAATATTTTAGAAGCGCGTTTTGAAATGCAAATACAGGACAAAAAATCCTATTGA
- the tetA_2 gene encoding Tetracycline resistance protein, class C — protein MARMERKQFQIFLYLLTVFIGFFSLSVALPIYPSLFLSNAPIFVGKTLFYGLAISMYPLGQLISAPFFGRLSDAFGRKKLFFVSLFLTSLLFFQTALSIQKHLLYAFLISRFLTGCFHHTFTLSQAAMSDISTNDVKPKRFGFLYFVVSLGFIIGPIFTKIFNTTQIFTFLGILNACLLVFLIPFLKESLKEKRGFKAKEQFFNMRAFKPLAPYFFINFCIYLGIFTYFKFYTAFFINHVDLSYLISVAAVFTAFVQLFLLKILLKRFSERQLMMIFGLIFSLSLMLAVTTQMVFFIYLVASSIGVLLPISNSFISNLLGNDRQGEGLGWNRSMQLFAETFGGITGGYLAFFSMSIPLFCASFLMFLSTLLLYNKKTVAKQL, from the coding sequence ATGGCTCGAATGGAACGAAAACAATTCCAAATATTTTTATACCTTTTAACTGTCTTTATTGGCTTTTTTAGTCTTTCTGTTGCTCTGCCCATTTATCCTTCTCTATTTTTATCTAACGCACCCATTTTTGTTGGGAAAACCCTTTTTTATGGCCTTGCGATTTCAATGTATCCCTTAGGCCAACTCATCTCCGCACCTTTTTTTGGCCGACTTTCTGACGCATTTGGTAGAAAAAAATTGTTCTTTGTAAGTCTTTTTCTCACAAGTTTGCTATTTTTCCAAACAGCTCTTTCTATCCAAAAACATTTGCTCTATGCCTTTCTCATTAGCCGCTTTTTAACAGGATGTTTCCATCACACATTCACGCTATCGCAAGCAGCAATGAGCGATATTTCTACAAACGATGTGAAACCTAAGCGTTTTGGATTTTTATATTTTGTGGTTAGCCTTGGCTTTATCATAGGTCCTATTTTTACCAAAATCTTCAATACAACCCAGATCTTTACCTTTTTAGGAATTTTAAATGCTTGTCTTCTTGTATTTTTAATTCCTTTTTTAAAAGAAAGCCTTAAAGAAAAAAGGGGATTTAAGGCAAAAGAGCAGTTCTTTAATATGCGCGCATTTAAACCTTTAGCGCCCTACTTTTTCATTAACTTTTGCATCTATCTGGGGATTTTTACCTACTTTAAATTTTACACCGCTTTTTTCATTAACCATGTCGACCTGTCCTATTTAATTTCTGTTGCCGCCGTGTTTACAGCATTTGTGCAACTATTTTTGCTTAAAATCCTACTCAAACGTTTTTCAGAAAGACAATTGATGATGATCTTTGGGCTTATTTTTTCTCTGAGCTTAATGCTTGCTGTGACAACCCAAATGGTCTTTTTCATCTATCTTGTTGCTAGCAGCATTGGTGTTTTGCTTCCCATTAGTAACAGCTTTATTTCCAATTTACTTGGCAACGATCGACAAGGAGAAGGTCTTGGATGGAATCGTTCCATGCAGCTTTTTGCTGAAACTTTTGGGGGAATTACGGGAGGGTATTTAGCCTTTTTTTCAATGAGCATTCCTCTATTTTGCGCTTCTTTCTTAATGTTTTTGAGCACCCTTTTGCTCTACAACAAAAAAACAGTTGCAAAACAATTGTAA
- the fabG2 gene encoding 3-oxoacyl-[acyl-carrier-protein] reductase 2 codes for MKNIVIVGASSGIGLEIAKLSAEKGYFVHVLSRTEGATSELLQTKFHKTDILDFEMPLPEIEGPIDGLVYCPGSMEQKPFLETTLEDFKGAFDLNVLGAIRTIQHYLPKLQEAKEGASIVLFSALLAQKGHPLYTNTACAKGAIEGLCKSLAAEFAPLVRFNCIAPSFVETPLTQNILTNEDKKHALASKHPLKRLGHPSDVAFMADFLLSEKAEWITGQTIGVDGGMSTLAF; via the coding sequence ATGAAAAATATTGTCATTGTTGGAGCTTCTTCTGGAATTGGATTAGAAATTGCCAAACTATCTGCAGAAAAAGGCTATTTTGTACACGTGCTTTCCAGAACAGAAGGTGCCACATCTGAATTGTTGCAAACAAAATTTCATAAAACAGATATTTTGGATTTTGAAATGCCTTTACCTGAAATCGAAGGTCCTATTGATGGACTTGTCTATTGTCCAGGTTCCATGGAACAAAAACCATTTTTAGAAACCACGCTAGAAGATTTTAAAGGAGCGTTTGATCTCAATGTTTTGGGAGCCATAAGAACCATTCAACATTATCTACCTAAACTCCAAGAGGCAAAAGAGGGAGCAAGTATTGTTCTTTTCAGTGCTCTTTTGGCTCAAAAAGGCCATCCACTCTATACAAACACAGCATGTGCAAAAGGAGCTATTGAAGGGCTTTGTAAAAGCTTAGCTGCTGAATTTGCACCTCTTGTGCGTTTTAATTGTATTGCGCCTTCTTTCGTTGAAACCCCGCTCACTCAAAATATTTTGACAAACGAAGATAAAAAGCATGCACTTGCATCCAAACATCCATTAAAAAGACTGGGCCATCCTTCTGACGTTGCATTCATGGCAGACTTTCTGCTCTCTGAAAAAGCAGAATGGATCACAGGCCAAACCATCGGTGTCGATGGGGGAATGAGTACTTTGGCTTTTTAA
- a CDS encoding S-adenosylmethionine/S-adenosylhomocysteine transporter, producing the protein MFWMIFGFGLLASAFTANKFILHDLNPVFFVAVRMGISGLLLVGYYLIKRSKNLRIKHLFEDGKQLILVCVFTNFVPAILKAYALKALISSEAVLIGSLDPFVTAIYAYFLFGDRLSMKQFLGIFIGFLSILLLVSAKHPILGLNISMPVLYAFGAVVIGRYGWILTQKLLKKDRYHPAEINGISMLASGVFALMTSFFMGNEMAFDVCFNQTNIGFMLYTIIIGNIISYTMIAYFLKHHPVTLVSLLGFSVPIFTHFYGWMFLQEPLSWQFFIAVLGASLGFMIYKLKLHTKSYS; encoded by the coding sequence ATGTTTTGGATGATTTTTGGCTTTGGCCTCCTTGCATCTGCATTTACTGCAAATAAATTCATTCTGCATGATTTAAATCCCGTGTTTTTTGTTGCTGTACGCATGGGAATATCTGGGTTGCTTCTAGTTGGCTATTATCTGATAAAACGCTCTAAAAACTTGAGGATAAAACATTTATTTGAAGACGGGAAACAACTGATTCTTGTTTGTGTATTTACCAACTTTGTTCCAGCAATATTAAAAGCTTACGCCCTTAAAGCTTTGATTTCTTCAGAAGCGGTGCTCATTGGCTCTTTAGATCCTTTTGTCACAGCCATCTATGCCTACTTTCTTTTTGGTGATCGACTTTCTATGAAACAATTTTTAGGCATTTTCATCGGATTTCTATCAATTCTGCTTTTGGTATCAGCAAAGCATCCCATTTTAGGCTTGAATATCTCCATGCCTGTTCTTTATGCCTTTGGGGCTGTTGTGATAGGAAGATATGGTTGGATTTTAACCCAAAAATTACTCAAAAAAGATCGCTATCATCCTGCTGAAATCAATGGGATTTCTATGCTTGCCTCTGGAGTATTTGCTTTGATGACTTCTTTCTTCATGGGGAACGAAATGGCTTTTGATGTTTGTTTTAACCAAACAAACATTGGATTTATGCTCTACACCATCATCATTGGAAATATTATTTCTTATACAATGATCGCTTACTTTTTAAAACATCATCCTGTCACACTGGTTTCTTTATTAGGTTTCAGCGTGCCTATTTTTACCCATTTTTATGGATGGATGTTTTTACAAGAACCGCTATCTTGGCAATTCTTTATTGCTGTGTTGGGTGCCTCTCTAGGTTTTATGATTTATAAACTGAAATTACACACTAAATCTTATTCATAG
- the pspA gene encoding Phosphoserine phosphatase 1, which yields MKTTTLYIIRHGQTDWNKEKRIQGKTDIELNEEGILQAKLLAEVFTSLPITAIYSSYLSRAKKTAEIIAKPFGHQVIEHPHLHERDKGSIEGLLISEYKRTFRNQLEEHFSLNFYERLFNKIVEDSESFIDLAERILPTFHEICKNHEGEKVVIVTHNAILKLLLVLIGKYQEETLLIENGAILEIESDSKELSLITTEGIKGEKSTLFTQ from the coding sequence ATGAAGACAACCACGCTTTACATCATTCGTCATGGGCAAACCGATTGGAATAAAGAAAAACGGATTCAAGGAAAAACCGATATTGAACTCAATGAAGAGGGGATTCTACAGGCCAAGTTGCTTGCTGAGGTTTTTACATCTTTGCCCATTACTGCCATCTATAGCTCTTATTTGAGCCGCGCGAAAAAAACCGCAGAAATCATTGCTAAACCCTTTGGACATCAAGTGATTGAACATCCACATTTGCATGAACGCGATAAGGGGAGTATTGAAGGGCTTTTAATCAGCGAGTATAAAAGAACATTTCGAAACCAACTCGAAGAGCATTTTTCCCTAAATTTTTATGAAAGACTCTTTAACAAAATTGTTGAAGATTCTGAAAGTTTTATTGATCTTGCAGAACGCATTTTGCCCACATTTCATGAAATTTGCAAAAACCATGAAGGGGAGAAAGTGGTCATTGTGACGCACAATGCCATTTTGAAGCTTTTATTGGTCTTAATTGGAAAATATCAAGAAGAAACCCTTCTAATTGAAAATGGTGCGATTTTAGAAATTGAAAGTGATAGTAAAGAACTTTCTTTAATCACCACAGAAGGCATCAAAGGCGAAAAAAGCACCCTGTTTACTCAGTAA
- the appC gene encoding Cytochrome bd-II ubiquinol oxidase subunit 1: MTVALLSRIQFAVSITFHYIYPPLSIGLSLAIFIMGLIYLKTKDPVWQRISKFWVKVFALTFALGIASGIPLPFAFGTNFARYSQFVGDVFGSVLSAEGFFAFLVEAGFLGILLFGWDRVSPLVHTFAAGMVTFGAHFSGFWIVIANAWMQAPTGYKLVQGPGGKIVAHVDRLKDIIFTESSLNHLSHTLFSAWLTGAFLMISIAAYYLYKERHVLFSIKTMKLGVLIALTSCIFQFISADSLARFVAKAQPEKLAAFEGVFETKSYTPAYVFGWVDGKTRKTHGLKVPGLLSLMVYRDAKSLYQDSMILIEVIGLWCKLLRMDMCRMSQVFLLKFPNIYV, encoded by the coding sequence ATGACAGTTGCACTTTTATCCAGAATTCAGTTTGCCGTTTCTATTACCTTCCATTATATCTATCCACCTCTAAGCATTGGGCTTTCTTTAGCAATCTTTATCATGGGACTTATCTATCTGAAAACCAAGGATCCTGTCTGGCAAAGGATCTCTAAATTTTGGGTCAAGGTCTTTGCTTTGACATTTGCCCTTGGAATTGCAAGCGGAATTCCACTTCCTTTTGCTTTTGGAACCAATTTTGCTAGATATTCTCAATTTGTCGGGGATGTATTTGGGAGCGTTTTGAGCGCTGAGGGCTTTTTTGCATTTTTAGTGGAAGCTGGCTTTTTAGGTATTTTGCTTTTTGGTTGGGATAGGGTCTCTCCACTTGTTCACACCTTTGCTGCAGGAATGGTGACTTTTGGAGCTCACTTTAGTGGCTTTTGGATTGTGATTGCCAATGCGTGGATGCAAGCGCCCACAGGATATAAGCTGGTTCAAGGACCTGGGGGAAAAATAGTCGCTCACGTGGATCGCTTGAAGGATATCATTTTTACCGAATCGAGCTTAAATCATCTGTCCCACACGCTGTTTTCTGCATGGTTAACAGGAGCTTTTTTGATGATCAGCATTGCCGCTTATTACCTATATAAAGAACGCCATGTGCTATTTTCTATCAAAACTATGAAACTCGGGGTTTTGATCGCGCTCACCTCTTGCATTTTCCAATTTATTTCTGCAGATAGCCTAGCGCGCTTTGTGGCAAAAGCCCAACCAGAAAAACTGGCCGCTTTTGAAGGTGTGTTTGAAACCAAATCTTACACACCAGCATATGTTTTTGGATGGGTGGATGGTAAAACCAGAAAAACTCACGGCCTAAAAGTTCCGGGCTTGCTTAGTTTGATGGTCTATCGAGATGCCAAAAGCCTGTACCAGGACTCAATGATTTTAATCGAGGTGATTGGCCTATGGTGCAAGCTGTTACGAATGGACATGTGTCGCATGTCTCAAGTTTTCTTATTAAAGTTCCCGAATATATACGTATAA